A part of Neoarius graeffei isolate fNeoGra1 chromosome 8, fNeoGra1.pri, whole genome shotgun sequence genomic DNA contains:
- the LOC132889994 gene encoding uncharacterized protein LOC132889994, whose protein sequence is MTCFWLLILIFSTMYPVQPGRCWVAAQSLTESGVYQPDKELSVDIGDSATLQCCISENVVGMIAWFKQPNRKKPQIIVKLFKDVDETFTIEFQNPGFQTEKHLNCFNLTILNIIQSDEAMYYCALTRPNLVFADGTYLKIKGEHVTIESETSKPALGDNSVGCEPTLHGNSTDMNTQEKTVLGLGTALGLCALLIFCLIYFILRRRKWDKINASVENSPGMNQVRESEAETLNYAAVHFSKRKPKAETKKSGSSDECVYADVNKTARCNINDS, encoded by the exons atgacttgtttctGGCTTTTAATTTTGATCTTCAGCACCATGT ATCCAGTCCAACCTGGTAGATGCTGGGTTGCTGCACAATCCCTCACAGAGTCAGGAGTTTATCAGCCTGATAAAGAGCTCAGTGTGGATATCGGAGACTCGGCGACTCTGCAGTGTTGTATTTCTGAAAATGTAGTTGGGATGATCGCCTGGTTTAAGCAACCGAACAGAAAAAAACCTCAGATTATagtcaaactctttaaagatgttgATGAAACATTTACCATTGAATTCCAAAATCCTGGTTTTCAGACAGAAAAACATTTAAACTGCTTCAATTTGACCATTTTAAACATCATTCAGTCTGATGAAGCCATGTACTACTGTGCACTGACGAGACCCAACCTTGTGTTTGCAGATGGAACTTATTTAAAAATTAAAG GTGAACATGTTACTATTGAATCAGAAACATCTAAACCAGCTCTGGGTGATAATTCAGTGGGCTGTGAACCAACACTGCATGGAAACAGCACGGACATGAACACACAAGAGAAAACAG TGCTCGGTTTGGGAACGGCTTTGGGTTTGTGTGCACTTCTGATTTTCTGTCTCATTTATTTCATACTGAGGAGAAGAAAATGGGATAAAA TAAACGCTTCTGTAGAAAATTCTCCAGGAATGAATCAGGTACGT GAATCTGAAGCTGAAACACTGAATTATGCAGCTGTGCATTTCTCTAAGAGGAAACCCAAAGCTGAAACAAAGAAATCTGGTTCATCAGATGAGTGTGTGTACGCTGATGTGAATAAAACTGCACGCTGTAACATAAATGATTCATAA